Within Rhipicephalus microplus isolate Deutch F79 chromosome 9, USDA_Rmic, whole genome shotgun sequence, the genomic segment ACAGCCAGCAACTCGGACAGTGACGTTGCTATTTCGGGCGTGACGTCTTCGGCGTTTATAGCGAACTTGGTGACGGAATGGTTCTGTTTCAAGGCGTCGAAAATGCCGATGAGCTGATGCGCTTGAGGGGAGTCAACGCACATGTCTATCCTGACGGCACGGAGTGTGGTCGTGCTCTTCAGTACGAACGCGATGCCGTCAGCGAACGCCTCGAACGTGTCCTCGTTGGAGAGGAAGTGGAGCCCACGCACAGCCTTGTCTGCTGCAAGGGCCTCGAAGAACTCCCGAAGAACTCCATCGCACGTCGAGGAGGTAACGGTGACGGACAACTCCGGACAGCAGCCTCCCTTGCGGAGAAGTGCGGTGAGCTCGGGCAGAAGCCGTTCGGGCCACTGAATCTTAAGCCTCCTGAACACACCGGCGTACCGTTCCTGTCCCAGCAACCACGTCACCTTCTCCTTTTCCACCGGACACACGGCAGTTAGGCTCACCATCTCCAACGTCGAATTGGATGCCAGCACATTGGCGAAGCCCGTTAGGGTGTCGGAAGATAGATCCATGTCGGCCAGGGAAAATGTCTTGAGAGTGTCGTTTCCGGTTAGTGCTTCCATTAGGGTGGCAGCACCTTTGTCACCACCGCAGGAGTTACAGAGGCCGAGTTTCCTCAGTGAACTGTTATGTCGGATGTAGCTCGCAATGTCATCCGCGAATGTGTTCCCGGGGTTAACACAGCACAGGAAAAGCGAGCGCAGGCTTTGAAACATTCCACAGAGACTGACGCTCAAGGCCTTGCCTTCGCAGTCGACGTAATCAATGTGAACTTCCTCTAGCGAGCGGCACACCTCCCGGTTGTTAAAAGCGACCTTGAACGGGCAAAGTGAAATTCGGTGCAGAATAAGCTTCCTGACTGGTGGTCCTGTGCTCAAAATTCGCCGGAGTACGGCAGCATCCTTGATTGAAAGCTCCTCTCTGTACGTCCACTGCACGCCGTATTTCATGATAGCTTGAGTGAAGGCGGCGGTACCCTCAGCTTCGTCATCGCGCTCGTCCACCTGGAGGCCTTTCAGGAAGAACTCGTTGACGTACCTATCGAGGTTGTCAATCGCCATAACGGCTTCGTGCGCTGTGGTAGCGTCAGTACAGAGCTTCGTGTCACAGTTTTGTAGAGTTCATGCCAACTTGGTCAGCGAGAGAAACTATGTTTGTAGAACGTATGGTATAAATGCAGACAGGATTGTAATCCTGAGGTGTCGGCATCAACAACCAATGAAAAGAAACATTTTCTTGTGTCTGCAGTCCCTGAAGTCTTCGAACCAACTTTGATGGGGTGCCTAGGCCTCTTGGAATTTGAATGATGGCTGAAAGTAAACAACAAAAGCAAAGATTTAATAAAAGCTAGTGGTTCGAACAATAAAACTCATTGTAACATCAGTTAAGTGCAACAAAGATATAGGTAAGTCAATGTTACCCGGCCGAGTCTCCCAGATCCATCCCAGATGTCATCTCAATTACGTGGAATGACATATGTAAGACGCTAAAGCTCAGGTGAATGTTCATTGAATGCAGTAGTATGAACGGAGTGCTCTGTGAAAAGTTGCGATTGTGCTGCTTCGGAGAAGGCTCCCTACAAAATTTCTAAACGTAATGCGGGAAAGCATATGCTGAACACGATCTACGTAAAATATTGGCCCCAGAAAATTAGCATAAGTGAAGCCTTTCGAGACTGTTGTAAAGTTACGAAAGGTCTGTACTCGGCCTGACCCACACCCGAATATCGCCTTTGGTTGAAACGCCTAGTGTAGGCCACTGAGGACTTGAGGAAGCAAACTGAAAACATTTTTCAATATATATTTATAAAGGGCCCGAAACAACGGTGTTATTATGACAGATGCCCCGGAAGGCTCCGGCGATTTTGACCATGTGGTGACATCGCATAGCACGTGGTCCTCGTTTCGCTTCCTTCTAAATGCGACCGAGGCTGCGGGGATCCAACCGGCGGccgtcgggtcagcagccgctGCACCGTACCCGGCACACCTCCGCGGCGTgttccaaataaaaaaagcaactgcaCAATGCTTGCTCATCTTGCGGAGCCTAGAGATACCTTTTGCGCTCGTTGCTGAGAGCGTGATCAAGGTCGTTTCCATTCGTTGAACTTGGCCCTGAGAACTTATGAATGTTAGATGACCCGTGTGCATTTACAACGATGACAGGCGTCACAATAGCTTCATCTAAAGACATAGCTGTGTGACGTTAAATTATGACGTAATGAACGACGCAATGGAGGCTTTAAGCTTTACATATTTCTCATGTTTAGGTCCTTGCTCTCAACTACATCAGAGCCTATAAGCACCTTTCCATCGAACGATCTGGGCTGAACGCAGACATATCATTGGACCAAGCctgtaagtgaaaaaaaaaatggtcactTTGTAAACAACAGAGTTTTGCTCGGCAAAAGCCAGTGCCCATTGAGAGTGAGTCGGTCAGAGTTAAACGCGATTGTCCCTCCCTACATGAGTGGGCACGATAGGCATAGCGACGAACTTTAAGATAAATGTATCTGGTATATAGCGAAGCTCCTATGGAACCCCTTACGTTCAGAAAACGGCAGCTTATCAGCTGCTCATGGCTTAGCGCCATCTGTGTGAGAAGAGAACACATCAAGCGGAGCAAGAAAATAAAGCAGATGTGACGCAACAGCTGGGAAATCATGGCGTAATTTTTTTTAGCGAAAGCACCAAATTCAATCTTAAATTTCGTAGGCTAATTGTGATCGAATGATTTGTGATCGCAAAGGTCTCGCGCTGAGGCTGTCGCCAGCGAGTCTTCAATGAGTGTGGTTGAAGTCAATATCAGCTGAACTAATATCGACTCGTGACACAACTGCAATTTTTAAGGCAGTAAAGTTCACCTTAATTTCACGACAAAATCCATTCTTAGAACTCTTATTCAGAGTTCGTGGCATCTTCCGCAGATAATTaggattggtatgtggggtttaacatcccaaaaccgccatatgattatgagagacgtcttaGTAGAGAGCgtcgaaaatttagaccacctcggattctttgacgtgcacctaaatctaagcacacgggcctacagcattttagcctccatctaaaatgcagcagccgccaccgagattcgatcctgcgacccgagggtcagcagccgagtaccttatccactagactacCGCTTTAGGACAGATAGATCAAGCTATATAGGTAGAATTTGCCGGTATATAGATAAAGGAAGAATGGTAGGGGTGAACTCCCCCTAGAAGTCAATTTTGCAATTTTGACAGTCAAAAATTTCTTGCACTCTGAGTAACGAACCTGTGGAAGCCCGACGTCGAGTGGCCGCTCCAAGCGGTTTAAATGCTACGTCAGtacctaaatatatatattttttcaaattGCGTTTTTTATATACAAACTTAGAACTTCAATGTGCCTTTTCTAACATATTACTGAATATATTTTAATAAGCTTTGCATGAATGCACCTCAACAAGTCGGAAAcaatctgaacaaaaaaaattgctgatATTTGGGAAGTGAAGCTGTAAAAAAGTTACACAGCAATATGCACCCTCTGTGTCACTGTGAATGCAGTTATTCTTTTTTGCAGTAACTCTCTAACGAatgccctattttttttttcagttcagatATGACCTACGTGAATATATAATAACACGGCCGATTCAATATACCTAGATTCATTTTGTTCGTTGCTGAGAAGAGGCACATTGAATAAGTAAACCCACAATAAAATTCGGGAGTTGGCTGGAACGATGGGCGACATACACATAAAAAGGGGTGTCACGTGATATACCTAGCGGCGTTTTTCGCGAGCGTGTGAAATTTTACGCGAGTGTACTTGGAGCCGGTCCAAAAATACTATATTAAAACTTACATATACCATCCGCCCTTAAAGCAAGCAGCGGCGTACCTTTAATAATTGTAGCATTGATTATATGCGTTCTGTAGTGCACAGagttttctaatatacactagagggaactctggcgctagtgtctatgggagctgcaacgcacagtgCTTGAGacagcatgggaatgatgcgtagtacacgGATGTGTCTAATCATCGTACTTCTGgatccgtgtgtgtgtgtttggcttggagctgttttctcacagaacaaaaatcagcaaatgtggAGCCGTTgccgcttcaccaccttattatttTAGCCTTACCATTttaaattgggtcacgaagttcaaaagggtttgtccttttcttcgaaacaaaaccaaaacacagcaataaacgaagccactcTAGTAAGATTCG encodes:
- the LOC119163791 gene encoding uncharacterized protein LOC119163791, which encodes MAIDNLDRYVNEFFLKGLQVDERDDEAEGTAAFTQAIMKYGVQWTYREELSIKDAAVLRRILSTGPPVRKLILHRISLCPFKVAFNNREVCRSLEEVHIDYVDCEGKALSVSLCGMFQSLRSLFLCCVNPGNTFADDIASYIRHNSSLRKLGLCNSCGGDKGAATLMEALTGNDTLKTFSLADMDLSSDTLTGFANVLASNSTLEMVSLTAVCPVEKEKVTWLLGQERYAGVFRRLKIQWPERLLPELTALLRKGGCCPELSVTVTSSTCDGVLREFFEALAADKAVRGLHFLSNEDTFEAFADGIAFVLKSTTTLRAVRIDMCVDSPQAHQLIGIFDALKQNHSVTKFAINAEDVTPEIATSLSELLAVNNTLNDVAIFNYCEVSSGEMETIVKGSKTNYTLTSFAVFGEPDSEGIREMSAILRRNNRLKDKAAQFVISGADAGDETGVDALRKVHSSDDLVLQLQRLTGWTREEALENVRSALASVSSRRMV